From the genome of Sphingobacterium sp. UGAL515B_05:
AACGGCTTTGATGCTGTTCCTTAACTAAGTCAGTAAGACAATCAGCAAACAACTCTATACGGAAAGTGACTACAGGCTGGGCGGGAATAGCATATATCTTTTTTTTATCCTCTATAAGGCAGTTGGAGAATCGTGCTGTTATATTTCTACCGTAAAGGTCGTGGCATTTGATAATGGAATTGTCAAAAACATGCTCCTGGAAATGAAAGATTGGCTCACGATCTGATAAATAAAAATTGGAAAGTTGCGTTGGAGTATCCATTGTATCGCTGAGAAATACCTGTATGACTGGATGCTGATCTGCTGATTCTGAGTTCATAATGCATTCAGTTATATAGAAGGTTCGAATTCCTAAGGCACTGCCGTCGGATATCATATCGGTTTATAATCAATAGATCTTAATGATCAGCCAATGATTTGACTAATCTGTTTATAACTTTAAGATAGAAAAAGTTAATTAATTAAACAAGGAAGTAAAGCTCTGATCGGCTCAAATAAACTATCTGACATGGTACTGATAGATCAAAAATTTCTGCTCGTACCAACTATACTGTTTCAAACTTAACCAAATTTGATGTATATTCACATCATAAACTACAACACAGCCATAAATACTAAATTATGATAATTGAAGCTTTTTTTAGGGGAGATTACAAAAACGCCAATTAGAATTGCTCTTAAAGAAAAAAAAACCTTATATTAGTAACAGCTATTTTTAACTTGAAAAGGAGTCTTTCTTGATTTTAAATCCTAGGTAACTAATATAGTTCTATTCAAAAATATAATAAGGGAATACCTAACTCTCCTATATTTAAAGGAGGTATAATTATACTTTCAATTATTGGATTATTAAATACCTAGTCGCCCTTCTTTAGTTAAAAAACTTACAACTAATTTAAAAACAATGAGCGATATAAAAAAAATTCAAATTGATATACCTCAAAATTATCAAATCTCCAATGAAACCCCCAATGATTTTCAAAATTCCCCTTTTTCAAAAACTTATATAAGAGCAATTAAGCTTTTGGAGAGCATTATTACGGAACAGAAGAAATCTGTAACTTCTAACGGCAAAAAATATGATGCCTATAATAATATTATAGCATTTACAGGAGAGAGAGGAATAGGAAAATCTTCTACTATGCTTAGCTTCTTGAATGCATTATCTGGCGACAAAACAAGTTCATTTTTCAAAGATAATCTGGGAGAAGAATCCTTGGTTAGTAGAGTAAATTTTTTATCTCTCGAAGTAATTGACCCTAGCTTATTTAGAGGTAACGAGTCTATATTTGAAATGGTCCTAGCTCAAATGTTTAAAAAATTTAAGCAAACTTTAGAAGAGTCTACAAAGAAAATTGATGATGATCTAAGAAGAAATCTTATACTTTCTTTTCAGAGAGTTTATGACACGTTCAAAATAACTAAGAAGGATAATAGAGAAATATATACGGAAGAATCTCTAGATAATTTAGTTAAATTATCTAAAGGCAGCAATTTAAGAATAAGCTTTGATGAATTAGTGGAGTGTTATTTAAATTGTATTGGTGGAAAAAGAAAAAACAAACTCATTATTACAATAGATGATTTTGATCTAAAAATAAAGGGAATTCACGATATGCTTGAGGATATCCGTCAACTTTTAATAAATGATAATATTGTGATTTTTATCGCCTATAAAAAAACTCAATTACAAGAAGTAATTAAGAGAGATCTAAGTAAACAAACAGAAGAAATATCAAGTAAACTATATCGAGTAGATTTAAAAGAGATTCAGGAACAAACCAACAAGTATTTAGAAAAACTCTTACCTAGCGAACACCAATTACCTTTATTGAGTTTAAACCATTATGAGATAGAATCATATTTATCCAAAGCAATAAAATATGATATTGATACGGAAAATGATGATACTGTATCAGCTTTTAAAAAAGCTGATACTAGAGTAATAGCAGCAACATACTTAAAACAAGGTCTGTTTATTAGACATGAAGATTATTCCACCAGTATATTATATAACCCAAATCTTAGGAGTTTAAATGAATTATTGAAAAGTATAGATTCAAGTTTTGAAATATTTGCTCATTATATTCAAAATTCTTTTTACTTATCGGCACATCAGAAATGGAGTGAAAGTCTATGGACGTCTGAACCAGAATTAATAAATAAAATTACTTTAGACTATTTAAAAGGACAGTTTGGAAGATATATCACAAACTTACCTAATGACACTTTGGAGGAAAAAAGGATCCGAAACTCTATTAATAATTTGCTTATCACAACGAATTATAGTTTAATTCAATTCGCAGACATAGTCGCCATAATAAAAATTATTCAAGACAGAATTGCAGTTACTGATAAAGCAAAATTTCAAACAATGCAATATATAAAATTGTGTTACAATATAAGAAGACTTCAATTGTCTAAAATTAACATAAATTACATCAAAGAATCGTCCTTATCAGGAATAATCTCTTCGTCATTTTTAGATGACGCAAATCGAATTAGCCGAAAACAATCCACTAACGAATATAGAGATTACTTTAGTGTCAATACAAACTTAAAGAGTTCCATTCTAAAACTTGATAAAAACCACTCAACAGATACCGATGGATCTGATCAAGGTAAAGATCATTTTGATGGTAATTTCCTTCAAACGTTTTTAGTTGAGACTATTAATAAAGGTATATTAAAAAATAACCTTTACACTAAAAAAAACATATATTCTTTTGGAATAGATGAAATAGATGATAAAACATTGAATTTCACATTCAATATTTACAAACCTTTTAACTATTCTTCCATAAAAAATTCTCAGATAATTGAACTAATAAAATCTGAAAATAAGTATTATTATCTATTTCAAAATATAGATTTTGTGATTGAATTCTATAATATATTTATTGAACAGCTGGATCGATATTCGAAAAATAAACTTGTAAAATTGTCAGACGATAAATATTCAAAAATTTTACTCGTACTTTATGATAATGCACTTAAAGACACCTTTATTGCGTTAAATAAAAGATACCCTTTCTTAAATTTGGAAGTCACAGAATATATTGATAGCCATGATTTTTTTAAAATGTATTTAAAGATTTCTGACACTCTAGACAGTGATGAGATGAACAATAAATTAGAGATATCAAATATAATTGATGATTATTTCAGAAACCAATCAAATAATCAAAATTTTAAAAATCTTCGTATTGAAGATTTAGACGAAATTACAGATCCTGAAACTATAAGCCCAATTATTACAATTTTAAATGAAAATAAGATAATTACGAAGACTCTTAGAGAAACATTCAAAAACGTTAAGGATATAAAACTTAATTATATTTTAAATCAAGAGGATTTTATTAAATCTTTAACTTATGAGACTAAAGATTATAAAACGAATCGTGATAAATTGAAGAAAGAACTTGAAAGATTAACTAAATAGCTGTAAAGCATGGATCATCTTAGAAATAGCATCAAGCTATATTTCTCAGAATTATCTTTGGATAAAATATTCAAAAATAATTCTGAAACCGAAAAATTAGAAACTGAGGAACTAACATTTAGAGACCATGCTCCAAGAGTATCAGATTTCAGCTATAGAACATCCGACGAACTAAATAATCTATATTCAAAATTAGAAGACGACTGGTTCAGGGAACCAAAAAAGCAATACAGTGGAGAAGGAAAATCAATTTTTTATTTATTAACTCATTTTAATGAACAAGTACTGACCGAAATTGAAACCAATCCTTATGTAAAGTATGAACATTTACTCAAATGGCGAGATTTATCGTTCACCCTAGGAGAAGATATATTTACAACCAGTTATCTTGCTTATAGAGATGTTCAAAGCAAAAAAAATAGAGGGTATTTTTCATGGAAATCTACCATAGCAACAGATAATAGACGACTTAGCCAGATCTTAAAAGCCGGTGTAGCTGAAAATCATGCTCATTTCGGAGCTACGGGTCCAACTTTCGAATTAAGTTGGATAGTTCTTATGAATCAATATTACAAAAAAGAGATTCAGGAAAAAATCAGTCTGCTAGCTGAAGAAGGAAAGCTCACACCAAAGTTACAACATAAATATAAAGGTAATGATTTGACTCTGCATGAAATGATCAAGCTGGCGAATGTACTTCGTTTTGAACTTGTAAGAAGATACATTGACATAGAGACTGGAAAAGACATAGGCGCCAATTGTACCAGAAACTTTTTTAATAGCAATTTTTTAACATCATCTCATGAAGTAGAAAGTATCCTACTCAATTTTAGTGAATGTATTGAAAACATAAGGGTATTTAAAGATATTTTTTCACATACATACTATCATGGGAGTACTGATAATAAGATTGATTATGCGATTCCTGATAACTTGCATACTGAGAACAACAAAGAATGCTTCTATTTTGCTGGTGAAAGGATCCTACTGTACAAAAGTTTCTATTATGTATATAAGAAAGATACACCCAAAAAATTGCTTCTTGAACATATACTTCACGCTTATCTCTTAATAAAGAATGTTATAAGACATGAAATAATCCAATCAAATCAAAGATTAGGGTTTGGGAATTTCAAACGATATCAAGACAGAAAAAATCTCTTCATATTACCGGGAAGCATATATGAAAAATTATTCGCCCAGCACGTTTTATTGACAAATGTCAATACTATGAACATTATATCGCACGAACTTAGAATAGGTCCTAACGGTAATGAAGAAAAAATAAATAAGACCATAAAAAATATATTAAAAGCAGAAAACCAACTAGTTTTTCCGTTAAGAAGTACAAGTCTGATTTCTGAAAGTGTAGAAGAATACCTCACTAATAATAGTCAGACTTACAGTGAAAGTACGTTAAGAAATCCAACATTTTTTACCTTACATTTTATCAAATCAAAAGATACCAAGGCTACATTATTAAACCCAGATTCGCAATCCTGCAGAAATAAAAAACTTAGAAATGAGGTAAAAAAGCAAGCTCAGGGTATTGTAAAATTTAGGAACAAATATCCTGACTTTGCCAAGTTTGTAAAAGGTATAGATGCTGCATCTTCCGAAATGAATGCTCGCCCAGAAGTTTTTGCACAAGCATTTAGAATGTTAAAACACCATCAATTGAGAAACAATGAAGCACTGTGGAATGATACTATTGTCAATAATAGATTGAATATTACATTTCATGCAGGTGAAGATTTTTTTGATATTATAGACGGGTTAAGATATATAGATGAATGCCTATGCTTTCTCGGCATGGAAAATGGCGATCGTTTAGGTCACGCTTTAGCACTTGGAATTGACGTTCAAAAATATTTTGAGCTAAAAAGGAACAAACTTCTTATCCCTAAACATATACTACTGGACAATCTGGCTTGGATTTTATCGTCCATAAATAGATATGGCTTAAAAGAGCACTTAAGCGAATCAAATCGTCTTGAAAATTTGTTTAAGGCAATTTATAGCGAGCTCTATATTGCAAATATCCAAAATAGTGAAAGAAGCAAAAATCTTCTTTCACATATTTCATATCATGAATATTATGATGCTTGGATGCTTCGAGGTGACGATCCTCTAGTATATCAAAAGTTTTGTAATGAAAAGAAAAATACGAATAGCAATCAATTTTTTGATAGCCTAACCAATGAAACTTATTGGGAAAGATGCCAATTAAACAATTGCAACCCAAAATTAGTTGGATTGCGACATCGCGAAGAACTTGTACGACTCTATTATGAATATCATTACAACTACATGGTAAAGGTAAAGGGAGAAGAAATAAAGCAATTTGAAATCACAATTCCCTATATAAACTTAGTGCATGATATCCAAAATAAAATGATGGAACAGATCGCGGCTAAAAACATAATGATTGAAACTAATCCTACGTCAAATTATCTGATTGGTCCAATACAAAAATATATTGAGCATCCTATTACCAGATGGTATAATTTAGGACTCGAAACAGATGTAGACATGATCCGATCTTGTCCTCAAATTTGTGTATCTATTAATACTGATGATGCGGGTGTATTCTCAACATCTCTAGAGAACGAATATGCGTTAATGGCAATCGCACTAGAAAAAGAGAAAGATAAATCTGGAAATCCTAAATATAAGCCTAGTATGATTTACGATTGGTTAGACAGAATTCGTCAAATGGGGATCCAACAAAGTTTTATGAATAGATAGCTAAAGGTAAAAAATGAGTATCAAGAATAATTTTTACTCGCTTGAAGAGATTGCTACTTGGCAATCGGAACTTTCAAACGGTGATATAGATCAAAAAATAACATTACCCTCTCTTCAACGCGGCTTTGTGTGGAAACCGCATCAAATGGAAGCCCTATGGGATTCTATTTTAAGAGGATACCCTATCGGATCGCTACTTATGAGCAGTGATGGTAAGGAAACAAAATTTTTGTTAGATGGCCAGCAGCGCTGTACCTCAATAGCACTAGGATTTCATAATCCCATGTCTTTAGTTGAAAAAAAAATATTCGCACTTAGAAAATACCTACCAAGTATCTGGATCGATTTAAAACCGGGACATATTCTTTCTAAAAGCTATCGTTTTTCAATACGCGTGTTAACAAAATCGCATCCTTGGGGATATGATCAAAAAAATAATACCTCAGCCCTAACGATGAGGGATAGACGAGAAGCGCTTGCTTATTTTAAAACGAGAAATCCAAATGTAAAACACTACACAGACTTATTACCATCTAAGATCTCTCCTTGGGATGCTTACTATCCTGTTCCATTATCAATTGTTTTACATGCGAGAAGAACTAGTATTGAACTTTTTACAGAAGATATAAAGAGTCAAATGGCGGATATCTGTATTAGGACCAAACATTCTAAGGACAACGATGTGGATTTTAACCAATTATGTCCCGCTGATTTAGAGCATATTTTTGATGGTGTAGAACGAGCTCTACAACTTACTATACCAGAGATCACGATATCGAATCAAGTGCTTTTAGAGTCAGACAACGATATATCAGAAAGTCAAGACCCAACATTATTTATAAGATTAAATTCCGCTGGTACAGCATTGTCAGGAGAAGAATTGATATATTCTATATTCAAGGCAATGTATCCGTCATCAAAAGATTTGGTTGAGAATATAGGTGCAAGCTACCTTTCACCCAAGAGAATTATAAGCATTTTTTCTAGACTCACCGCGTGCAAGAATAACGACTATACCAGCGTTCCACCAGAATATAATATTAAAACATTCAGAACTTCACTAAGCTCAGTTGAATTTAGAGATGGGTTAAAAGAGTATATAAATCAAGGCGAACTTAGTCTTGCAGAGCAGCTAATTAACTCTGTAGTATTTATACTTTCAAAAGGTAATGTAGATACTGATATACCTACCATTGTTATTAAACAATGGATGGTTACTAATAACGAATTATTCTTATTATTACTTATATATTTAGAATACTACGCTTTAGATCAGTCCAATTTGGATTTTGAGGTTATAAATGACATTAGTTCTGCATATGTTCACCTCCTTTGGTTTTCAAAGGACAAGAAAATCACTACTAAGCTATTTGATATTCTCATTGCAAATAAAGAAGTAAGACAGTCTCCCCCATCATGGCGAGAGGCAATCAACACAATAATTCAAAAAGACCCTTCTCATATTTTACAATTGATAGATCCTGAGTCATGGAGAAAGGTTCTCGTTGATGTTGTTGTAAAACAGCATAAAAATCATAAATATTATGTAGACAAAACAAATAATGAGATAACATACAATCAAATCTCAACATTAGTAGCAAAAGAAAACTATTGGAATGACGAAAGTTTAATAAAAAACCTCTGGGATGACTTTCTAGGAAGAATATTTTGGAATAAGACAATGCTTCTCTACGCTCAGCGCAAATACATAAATGATAAGTTCGGTGAATATAATCAATTTGAAAACATAGAAGATACAAATAGGCCGTGGGATTGGGATCATATTTACCCTAATAGCTGGGTATATAATAAAAACAGAATACATGATCTCGTTAAAGCATGGGTCAACTCAATAGGCAATTATAGAGCATTGTCCTATGATGAAAATAGAAGCGAGAACAACCATGAATCACCTATGGAAAGATTAAATAGTTCCGAAAAAAGGGAAACAAGCTTCGTTTTAGAGAATGATTTTAAATATTGGAATTTAATAGTTTCAAAACGTATTTACGAGGGTAAAGAATTGGATGATTATCTTAATGCCGTAGTAAATAGAACTGTAAATATATATAAAGAATGGTATGTAAATTACTATCAGGCATTGTAAATATTGTTTAGGATTTATTTGTCAACATACCCTTTAAAACCTAATGATAAAGATGTTGCAATCAAAATAAATTTCAGATATACTGTCAATCAAAAATCTATTTATGGATCATAATGTCTATATCAATTTTAGGCTTTTTGAAAATTACGTATTGGTTTTTAAGGTCCTGCTCGCAGGTCTTCAACTCCGACACTGGTTTCGACACAATAAAAAGTAATAAATATATTGTTAGTCGTTTATTCAACAAGCTCAGGTTTTAGCTAACCTCAGAGTGACCGGCGGAGAGTTAT
Proteins encoded in this window:
- a CDS encoding DUF262 domain-containing protein, translated to MSIKNNFYSLEEIATWQSELSNGDIDQKITLPSLQRGFVWKPHQMEALWDSILRGYPIGSLLMSSDGKETKFLLDGQQRCTSIALGFHNPMSLVEKKIFALRKYLPSIWIDLKPGHILSKSYRFSIRVLTKSHPWGYDQKNNTSALTMRDRREALAYFKTRNPNVKHYTDLLPSKISPWDAYYPVPLSIVLHARRTSIELFTEDIKSQMADICIRTKHSKDNDVDFNQLCPADLEHIFDGVERALQLTIPEITISNQVLLESDNDISESQDPTLFIRLNSAGTALSGEELIYSIFKAMYPSSKDLVENIGASYLSPKRIISIFSRLTACKNNDYTSVPPEYNIKTFRTSLSSVEFRDGLKEYINQGELSLAEQLINSVVFILSKGNVDTDIPTIVIKQWMVTNNELFLLLLIYLEYYALDQSNLDFEVINDISSAYVHLLWFSKDKKITTKLFDILIANKEVRQSPPSWREAINTIIQKDPSHILQLIDPESWRKVLVDVVVKQHKNHKYYVDKTNNEITYNQISTLVAKENYWNDESLIKNLWDDFLGRIFWNKTMLLYAQRKYINDKFGEYNQFENIEDTNRPWDWDHIYPNSWVYNKNRIHDLVKAWVNSIGNYRALSYDENRSENNHESPMERLNSSEKRETSFVLENDFKYWNLIVSKRIYEGKELDDYLNAVVNRTVNIYKEWYVNYYQAL